A genomic segment from Thermostichus lividus PCC 6715 encodes:
- a CDS encoding YbaB/EbfC family nucleoid-associated protein — MAQGQGFGFGLGKMKELAAAIQKAQQVQEGAKKLQEDLEQMDIEGQAAGGAVKVIMSGTQEPRRVEINPELLSEGAEVLSDLVTAAMKDAYQKSTATMRERMEELTGGLNVSGLG, encoded by the coding sequence ATGGCACAGGGACAAGGATTTGGCTTTGGTCTGGGCAAAATGAAAGAGTTGGCCGCGGCCATCCAAAAAGCACAGCAGGTTCAAGAAGGCGCCAAAAAACTCCAAGAAGACCTTGAACAAATGGATATTGAGGGTCAAGCTGCGGGGGGAGCAGTCAAGGTGATTATGAGCGGCACCCAAGAGCCGCGTCGGGTGGAAATCAACCCCGAACTGCTCAGCGAAGGGGCAGAGGTTCTCTCTGATCTGGTGACTGCGGCGATGAAAGATGCCTACCAGAAGTCCACCGCCACCATGCGAGAACGGATGGAAGAATTGACTGGTGGCTTGAATG